In Legionella lytica, one genomic interval encodes:
- a CDS encoding transporter substrate-binding domain-containing protein, with protein sequence MKNEADKDYFDSILCLFFTNISFSNTKIAFLTYDPPFVISPNEGFDIDLANMLCKHLQLECQFVFLKDSQQVYEALKNSQVDLALSGITISSARQKNFIFSLPYMLSQGQFLTLKQKHN encoded by the coding sequence GTGAAAAATGAAGCGGATAAGGATTATTTCGATAGTATTCTGTGTCTTTTTTTTACCAACATAAGTTTTAGTAATACTAAAATTGCATTTTTGACCTATGATCCTCCTTTTGTTATTTCCCCCAATGAAGGTTTTGATATTGATTTGGCGAATATGCTTTGTAAGCATTTGCAGCTTGAGTGCCAGTTTGTCTTTTTAAAAGATTCACAACAAGTCTATGAGGCGTTAAAAAATAGTCAGGTGGATTTGGCGCTCTCTGGTATTACTATTTCCTCAGCACGCCAGAAGAATTTCATTTTTAGTTTACCCTATATGCTGAGTCAAGGTCAGTTCTTAACATTAAAACAAAAGCACAATTAA
- the rapA gene encoding RNA polymerase-associated protein RapA: MAFSIGQRWISNTESQLGLGIITDLSSRQVNISFPAAGEERIYSTDNAPLSRIIFKEGEEVVTSKQQKIRLTRIEERQGLFFYSGIDESGDEIHISEVSLNCFINLNTPQQRLFSGLLDKQSSFRLRIDTLNHASRLQQSKVRGLLGSRTSHLPHQVYIASEVAQRHAPRVLLADEVGLGKTIEAGMILHYQLFTGRAKRVLIVVPQSLIHQWLVEMIRRFNLYFSIIDAGRYKESLEPYGEDDYDYDDELDEKDVTPNVANPFETETLVLCSLDFLMEHDEAREQAIASGWDLLVIDEAHHLHWSETDASPEYECVEALSAQSKGLLLLTATPEQAGIASHFARLRLLDPSRFYDLAAFKKEEEGYQQINQLVQELLAYDTNTPLSQLQPQLMQQLDTYLGAIKGEDIQEAIKNLLDRHGTGRVLFRNTRAAIQGFPQRHVHVYPLERPELYSSLAGQSGVTNLSPENFLNRELWLGRDPRVNWLVNKIKELFPKKVLVICAKAKTAIALEQHFKLSAGIRSTAFHEGLSIIERDRAAAYFGEEEEGAQVMICSEIGSEGRNFQFAHHLVLFDLPINPDLLEQRIGRLDRIGQQHDIEIHVPYLMNTAQEKLFRWYHEGINLFTKSCSVGFSLYEEFAERLLPILDQAMSSTDDALLDQLIVDTQVRTEQINQALQEGRDRLLELNSCNVPQAQALIADIEAEENCLDLENYMAQVFHEYGIDHEYHSEGTEVLHPTDHMKTSHFPGLKEEGITVTYARSKGLQREDMEFLSWEHPMVSESMEMILDSEMGNATLATISVKSIAPGTVFLESFYTVNCASPKHLQLDRFLPLTPIRIFMDVSGKNLSKVLDYTQLNQMCQSVKRHLGYPIITQIHEVVEGILAKTKLVAEGELAEVVEQAKVQMRKSVQYEVERLEALQAINPAIRQDEIDFFKQQLNDSEHYIDSTALQLQALRVVINK, translated from the coding sequence ATGGCATTTAGCATTGGTCAACGATGGATAAGTAATACCGAATCGCAATTGGGGTTGGGAATTATTACAGATTTAAGTAGCAGGCAAGTAAATATTAGCTTTCCGGCAGCGGGTGAGGAGCGTATTTATTCGACGGATAATGCGCCGTTGAGCCGCATTATTTTTAAGGAAGGCGAAGAAGTTGTCACCAGTAAGCAGCAAAAAATACGGCTGACTCGCATTGAAGAGCGTCAGGGGTTATTTTTTTATAGCGGTATCGATGAATCAGGGGATGAGATTCACATTAGCGAGGTTTCGTTAAATTGCTTTATTAACTTGAATACACCTCAACAAAGACTCTTTAGTGGTTTGTTGGATAAGCAAAGTTCCTTCCGCTTAAGAATAGATACCCTAAATCATGCCAGTCGATTACAGCAATCTAAAGTTCGTGGATTATTGGGCTCGCGTACCAGCCATTTGCCACATCAGGTTTATATTGCCAGTGAAGTAGCACAACGTCATGCACCGCGTGTTTTACTTGCGGATGAAGTGGGGCTGGGTAAAACCATTGAAGCCGGAATGATTTTGCATTACCAATTGTTTACTGGACGTGCTAAGCGAGTATTGATTGTGGTACCGCAATCATTAATCCATCAATGGCTTGTGGAAATGATCCGCCGTTTTAATTTGTATTTTTCCATCATCGATGCCGGTCGTTATAAAGAGTCGCTAGAGCCTTACGGTGAAGACGATTACGACTATGATGATGAGTTGGATGAAAAGGATGTAACACCCAATGTGGCTAATCCTTTTGAAACTGAAACTTTGGTTTTGTGCAGTTTGGATTTTCTAATGGAGCATGATGAGGCTCGGGAACAAGCGATTGCAAGCGGCTGGGATTTGTTGGTTATTGATGAAGCGCATCATTTGCATTGGTCTGAAACAGATGCAAGCCCTGAGTATGAATGTGTTGAAGCCTTATCTGCTCAAAGTAAGGGATTATTATTATTAACTGCAACTCCTGAGCAAGCAGGGATTGCCAGTCATTTTGCTCGCTTGCGTTTACTTGATCCTTCGCGATTTTATGATCTTGCCGCATTTAAGAAAGAAGAAGAAGGGTATCAACAAATTAATCAGCTGGTTCAGGAATTATTAGCTTACGATACCAATACCCCATTAAGCCAATTGCAACCGCAATTAATGCAGCAGTTGGATACCTACCTCGGCGCAATTAAAGGGGAAGACATCCAGGAGGCGATTAAAAATCTATTGGATCGCCACGGCACTGGACGGGTATTGTTTCGCAACACTCGTGCAGCAATCCAAGGTTTTCCGCAGCGCCATGTACATGTTTATCCTTTGGAGCGGCCAGAACTGTATTCGTCTCTTGCTGGGCAATCTGGGGTTACCAATTTATCGCCAGAAAATTTCTTGAATCGAGAGCTCTGGTTAGGGCGAGATCCCCGCGTTAACTGGCTGGTTAATAAGATCAAAGAACTGTTCCCGAAAAAGGTATTGGTGATTTGTGCTAAAGCGAAAACCGCAATTGCTTTGGAACAGCACTTTAAATTAAGTGCAGGCATTCGTAGCACTGCGTTTCATGAAGGCTTATCAATTATTGAGCGCGATCGTGCCGCGGCCTATTTTGGGGAGGAAGAAGAGGGCGCACAAGTAATGATTTGCTCGGAAATTGGTAGTGAAGGACGAAACTTTCAATTCGCCCATCATTTGGTTTTATTTGATTTGCCAATAAACCCTGATCTATTAGAACAACGTATTGGTCGTTTGGATCGCATAGGCCAGCAGCATGACATTGAAATTCATGTTCCCTACTTAATGAATACCGCCCAGGAAAAATTATTCCGCTGGTATCATGAAGGGATTAATTTGTTCACTAAGAGTTGTTCAGTTGGTTTTTCACTTTATGAAGAGTTTGCGGAACGTTTATTGCCTATTTTAGATCAGGCCATGAGTTCTACTGATGATGCTCTGCTCGACCAGCTTATTGTGGATACGCAAGTCCGTACCGAACAAATCAATCAAGCTCTACAGGAAGGGCGCGATCGTTTATTGGAGTTGAACTCATGTAATGTTCCCCAAGCTCAGGCCTTGATCGCGGATATCGAAGCAGAAGAGAACTGTTTGGATTTGGAAAACTATATGGCCCAAGTATTTCATGAATATGGCATTGATCACGAATATCATTCTGAAGGCACAGAGGTTTTGCACCCAACGGATCATATGAAAACCAGCCATTTCCCTGGCTTAAAGGAAGAAGGGATAACGGTTACTTATGCTCGGTCTAAGGGGCTACAACGTGAAGATATGGAGTTCTTGAGTTGGGAGCATCCTATGGTAAGTGAAAGCATGGAGATGATTCTGGATTCGGAAATGGGGAATGCGACTTTAGCAACTATTTCGGTTAAAAGTATTGCGCCGGGTACCGTATTTTTAGAGTCTTTTTATACGGTCAATTGCGCATCACCAAAACACTTGCAATTAGATCGTTTTTTACCTTTAACCCCCATTAGAATCTTTATGGATGTTTCCGGTAAAAACCTGTCTAAAGTATTGGATTACACTCAATTGAATCAGATGTGCCAATCAGTAAAACGTCATTTAGGTTATCCCATCATTACGCAGATACATGAGGTGGTGGAAGGCATTTTGGCAAAGACGAAGCTGGTAGCTGAGGGAGAGTTAGCTGAGGTAGTTGAGCAGGCAAAAGTACAGATGCGCAAAAGTGTTCAGTATGAAGTGGAACGACTTGAAGCATTACAAGCGATTAATCCGGCAATTCGGCAGGATGAAATTGACTTTTTCAAACAGCAGCTTAACGACAGTGAGCATTATATCGATAGCACGGCTTTGCAGCTGCAAGCGCTTCGGGTTGTTATTAATAAGTAA
- a CDS encoding DUF167 domain-containing protein: MWYQQDGNLITINVYVQPGAKHSDIAGLHGEALKIRLQAPPIEGRANEALIKFIAHLFDVPARQVLLKRGEKSRHKTLIITGSNRPPSCIYPS, encoded by the coding sequence ATGTGGTACCAACAAGATGGGAACCTAATTACCATTAATGTGTACGTCCAACCTGGTGCCAAGCACAGCGATATTGCGGGTCTTCATGGGGAGGCATTAAAAATTCGCTTGCAGGCCCCCCCAATAGAAGGGCGCGCCAACGAGGCCCTAATAAAATTTATTGCACACCTCTTTGATGTTCCAGCCCGGCAAGTACTTTTAAAGCGCGGTGAAAAATCACGGCACAAAACACTGATTATCACGGGAAGTAATCGCCCCCCCAGCTGTATCTATCCCTCATAG
- a CDS encoding fumarylacetoacetate hydrolase family protein, with product MSIDKIVCVGKNYLEHAKELGEAMPEKPVLFLKPASVLHQATHWGEQLVLDFPEEDNAVQPECEIVLRIAHDGYRMNNEQAKKAISALSLGLDMTLRSRQSLLKKNGHPWTTAKVFKDAAIIGPWIPYQQFTDYMETAFQLSIDGSLRQCAKASEMMMCPEDLLVYISQFFPLKAGDVIYTGTPAGVTSISKGSQAELRWRDYSYLVKWE from the coding sequence ATGTCTATTGATAAGATAGTTTGTGTAGGAAAAAATTACCTTGAGCATGCCAAGGAACTTGGTGAAGCAATGCCCGAAAAACCCGTTTTATTCTTAAAACCAGCCAGTGTTTTGCACCAAGCCACCCACTGGGGCGAGCAGTTAGTACTTGACTTCCCTGAGGAAGACAATGCAGTGCAGCCAGAATGTGAAATAGTACTACGCATAGCCCATGATGGATATCGCATGAATAATGAACAGGCTAAAAAGGCTATTTCCGCTCTTAGTCTTGGCCTGGATATGACCTTAAGATCTCGCCAATCTTTATTAAAAAAGAATGGACATCCCTGGACTACCGCAAAAGTATTTAAAGATGCCGCGATCATTGGCCCCTGGATTCCCTATCAGCAATTTACTGATTATATGGAAACAGCTTTTCAATTAAGCATTGATGGCTCACTACGGCAATGTGCTAAAGCGAGCGAAATGATGATGTGTCCCGAAGATTTATTAGTTTATATTAGTCAATTTTTCCCCTTAAAAGCTGGCGATGTTATTTATACAGGAACCCCAGCAGGAGTAACTTCGATATCAAAAGGCAGTCAGGCGGAGCTACGTTGGCGCGATTATTCCTACCTGGTTAAATGGGAGTAA
- a CDS encoding histidine phosphatase family protein produces the protein MKIYPSNSMPSLKLWLARHGESSINAGIWSTNPADARLTLLGQEQAQTAAAHIIETPDLIICSPFIRAQESANYISQIWPTVPLNIWPIQELIYLSPAKMFPLSPAERKARITDYWQKADPCYCDGDDAESFANFLGRVRLFHTKIIQQQGFVVVVGHGLFFQAFQLGLTHGFQPTADWIRLFRQSETSQPIKNSEWLKIMRNSAGNLEIIPSTPFKD, from the coding sequence ATGAAAATTTATCCATCTAATTCAATGCCTTCGTTAAAATTATGGTTGGCCAGGCATGGGGAAAGCAGTATTAATGCTGGAATATGGAGTACCAACCCGGCTGATGCGCGACTGACCCTTTTAGGCCAAGAGCAAGCGCAAACAGCAGCAGCGCACATTATCGAAACACCCGATTTAATTATTTGCTCCCCCTTTATTCGTGCCCAAGAAAGTGCCAACTACATCAGCCAAATTTGGCCTACGGTTCCACTGAATATCTGGCCAATTCAAGAATTAATCTATCTTTCACCGGCAAAAATGTTTCCCTTAAGCCCTGCAGAGCGAAAAGCACGAATAACAGATTATTGGCAAAAAGCGGATCCTTGCTACTGTGATGGTGACGATGCGGAATCATTTGCCAATTTTTTAGGGCGAGTACGCCTATTTCACACGAAAATAATTCAGCAACAAGGTTTCGTGGTTGTAGTAGGACATGGACTATTTTTCCAAGCCTTTCAACTAGGATTGACTCATGGATTTCAGCCAACAGCAGATTGGATACGCCTATTTCGTCAATCCGAAACCAGTCAACCAATAAAAAATAGTGAATGGCTAAAAATAATGCGCAATAGCGCGGGCAACTTGGAGATTATACCATCCACCCCATTTAAAGATTAA
- a CDS encoding type 2 periplasmic-binding domain-containing protein, protein MAELKGSTIGLIKDELSGGVLYSYIINNFPGTFKINQYNSVEDLFAALSNKSIAAVFLYRSDVNYWNHNVSNSFKTIAPVVTLGEGFAVMATPRNENLITRINKVLLQMEQDSSYLKLYETYFSNQ, encoded by the coding sequence TTGGCCGAGCTAAAAGGTTCCACCATAGGGCTTATCAAAGATGAATTAAGCGGGGGTGTTTTATATTCATACATCATCAATAACTTTCCGGGAACATTCAAGATTAATCAGTATAATTCTGTAGAAGATTTGTTTGCTGCTTTAAGCAATAAAAGTATTGCGGCTGTTTTCTTATACCGTTCAGATGTTAATTATTGGAATCATAATGTCAGCAATTCATTCAAGACCATTGCGCCGGTAGTGACGTTAGGTGAAGGCTTTGCGGTTATGGCGACGCCTAGGAACGAGAATTTAATTACGCGAATTAATAAAGTGTTACTGCAAATGGAGCAAGATAGTAGTTATCTCAAGCTTTATGAAACTTATTTTTCTAATCAATAA
- a CDS encoding ankyrin repeat domain-containing protein codes for MGQSKSLESLFVAINEYHGSKNKTKKLKEIKSKAENVIKKYNTLDLAYRDPVTFLPVNLLQAAMVSSDVFKLLVGLGANPFFNGKSERDSPINLLAYKYFPGYCNVEERVIFEWLMTDKESPVFTWSKLAEKESLFNAFVTAGLVPREWQIDELPIHVAIQAGRLDLVQEVLKAAGSMQAAGDINQMSILSSAIRAVCLGKENAIEIFLYLLREGASTQLSNGLKLPPIIQLLTERVFLQSKVEEKLVFNMVKWLLEHDARLDVTNPNDGSTPLMTAMSMGYHSVFDLFLETADAATLNHRATSKPNYLLFQFFDENRLVDLDILKLLPELKSKGLEFDKTINYSSPADPFNNRLYGERREIFASHMSLLHFYVDNLTHNNRDDFFPLLDKRLEVIQALIAHGIDPKATATFTYTKNERVEGAYETKKVKISRELTAAEYLRQIADKVISHDSDAYLIKTYRDENEFLQHIEIRSRNEQIKLHKQFHQFRNLERVLSGEKPLVYSGLPDVRKMEQLALKSQGSQDGFVSGLDPNTVKNRLLDARESKDHEDWKELKKAMVDYVKQAESLQDFLERVEQFKQPLQLHFDVNRDANGEVVSYGSLSYRFFHYFDPHKFPSSWESLRAFGQTTYGVDINTEYDQPVIPKFE; via the coding sequence ATGGGTCAGTCTAAGAGTTTAGAAAGTTTATTTGTCGCCATTAATGAATATCACGGAAGCAAGAACAAAACAAAGAAGCTGAAGGAAATTAAAAGCAAGGCTGAGAACGTAATTAAAAAGTATAATACACTCGATTTAGCTTATAGGGATCCTGTAACCTTTTTGCCAGTTAATCTTTTACAAGCTGCAATGGTTTCTTCTGATGTATTCAAATTATTAGTGGGCCTTGGCGCGAATCCTTTTTTTAATGGAAAATCAGAACGAGACTCTCCAATCAATCTTTTAGCCTATAAGTATTTTCCTGGCTATTGTAACGTTGAGGAACGAGTAATATTTGAATGGTTAATGACGGATAAAGAAAGCCCTGTATTTACTTGGAGCAAGTTAGCTGAAAAAGAGTCCTTATTCAATGCGTTTGTAACCGCAGGGTTGGTTCCTCGGGAGTGGCAAATTGATGAGTTACCTATACATGTAGCTATTCAAGCAGGTCGTCTCGACCTAGTGCAAGAAGTGCTAAAGGCTGCAGGTAGCATGCAAGCCGCAGGTGATATTAATCAGATGAGTATTCTTAGCTCCGCGATTCGGGCAGTGTGTTTAGGGAAGGAAAATGCTATAGAAATATTTCTGTATTTGTTGAGGGAAGGAGCAAGCACTCAGCTATCGAATGGGTTAAAACTACCGCCCATAATACAATTGCTCACGGAGCGAGTTTTCCTCCAGTCTAAGGTGGAAGAAAAACTTGTATTTAATATGGTGAAATGGCTTCTTGAACATGACGCAAGACTAGATGTGACCAATCCTAATGATGGTAGTACTCCATTGATGACCGCGATGAGTATGGGCTATCACTCAGTGTTTGATTTATTTTTAGAAACAGCGGATGCCGCCACGTTAAATCATCGGGCTACCTCAAAACCTAATTATTTACTTTTTCAATTCTTCGATGAAAATAGATTAGTGGACTTAGATATTCTAAAACTGTTACCCGAGCTTAAAAGTAAAGGTTTAGAATTTGATAAAACTATTAATTACAGTTCCCCGGCAGATCCTTTTAATAATCGTTTATATGGGGAGCGAAGAGAGATATTTGCTTCTCATATGTCGTTATTGCATTTTTATGTAGATAATTTGACACATAATAATAGAGATGATTTTTTTCCTTTGCTCGATAAGCGCCTTGAAGTAATTCAAGCTCTAATCGCGCATGGCATTGATCCTAAGGCAACCGCAACCTTTACTTATACTAAAAACGAACGAGTGGAGGGAGCTTATGAGACGAAAAAAGTTAAAATAAGTCGGGAGCTTACCGCGGCCGAATATCTTAGACAAATAGCAGATAAAGTGATTAGTCACGATTCTGATGCGTATTTGATTAAAACGTATCGCGATGAAAATGAGTTTTTACAACATATTGAGATTAGAAGTAGAAATGAACAAATAAAGCTGCACAAGCAATTTCACCAATTTAGAAATTTGGAACGTGTTTTATCTGGAGAAAAACCATTGGTTTACTCCGGTTTGCCGGATGTAAGAAAAATGGAGCAATTAGCTTTAAAGAGCCAAGGTTCACAGGATGGTTTTGTATCAGGCCTTGATCCAAATACGGTTAAAAATAGATTACTTGATGCAAGAGAATCTAAAGACCATGAGGATTGGAAAGAGCTGAAAAAAGCAATGGTGGACTATGTTAAACAAGCGGAGTCATTGCAAGACTTTTTAGAGCGCGTAGAGCAATTTAAGCAGCCATTGCAACTTCATTTTGACGTTAATCGAGATGCTAACGGCGAAGTAGTGAGTTACGGTTCTTTATCGTATCGTTTTTTCCACTATTTTGATCCTCATAAATTCCCTAGTTCCTGGGAATCATTAAGGGCTTTTGGGCAAACGACTTATGGTGTAGATATTAATACCGAATATGATCAACCGGTCATCCCCAAGTTTGAATAG
- the cfa gene encoding cyclopropane fatty acyl phospholipid synthase: MNSKSAQKVIDDLLFLAGIIPNGTEPWDPQIHNEEFYVRVLNDSSLGLGESYMEGWWDCRQLDQFFDRILTADIDNKVKLNQWLWPKILLLRLINHQSKKRALIVGQKHYDLGNDLFEAMLDRRMNYTCAYWHNATDLDMAQRNKLELSCQKLKLKPGMRVLDIGCGFGSFAKYAAENYGVSVVGITISKEQQEYAQKNCAGLPVDIRFQDYRDIHERFDRIVSLGMFEHVGYLNYRAYMQKAADCLQDDGLFLLHTIGNNLTTSFCDPWINKYIFPNGMLPSMCQISKAVEGLFVMENWVNFGAYYDQTLMAWHENFEQHWPSLSAQYDKSFYRMWRYYLLSCAGGFRARSMQLWQIVLSKHGVRGGYKVPLFDGTVT; encoded by the coding sequence ATGAACTCTAAATCTGCTCAGAAAGTTATTGATGATTTGTTATTTTTAGCAGGGATTATTCCCAATGGTACAGAGCCTTGGGATCCGCAAATTCATAATGAAGAATTTTATGTCCGTGTCCTTAATGATAGTTCATTAGGGCTTGGCGAATCCTATATGGAAGGATGGTGGGATTGCCGCCAATTGGATCAGTTTTTTGATCGTATCCTAACTGCTGATATTGATAATAAAGTGAAATTGAATCAGTGGTTATGGCCTAAGATCTTATTATTGCGACTTATTAATCATCAATCGAAAAAACGAGCACTTATTGTTGGTCAAAAGCATTATGATTTGGGTAATGATTTGTTTGAGGCTATGCTCGATCGCCGCATGAATTATACCTGCGCCTATTGGCATAATGCCACTGATTTGGATATGGCACAGCGCAATAAATTGGAGTTGAGCTGTCAGAAATTAAAGCTTAAACCCGGTATGCGGGTTTTGGATATCGGCTGTGGCTTTGGTTCTTTCGCTAAATATGCAGCAGAAAATTATGGTGTTTCTGTTGTTGGCATTACCATTTCTAAAGAACAACAGGAGTATGCACAAAAAAATTGTGCGGGGCTTCCCGTTGATATTCGTTTTCAGGATTATCGAGACATACACGAGCGATTCGACCGCATTGTTTCCTTAGGTATGTTTGAACATGTGGGTTATTTGAATTACCGAGCCTACATGCAAAAGGCCGCTGATTGTTTGCAAGATGATGGTTTATTTTTATTGCATACTATTGGTAATAACTTAACTACCTCCTTTTGTGATCCTTGGATCAATAAATATATTTTTCCTAATGGTATGTTGCCTTCTATGTGCCAAATCAGCAAAGCAGTTGAAGGTTTGTTTGTGATGGAAAACTGGGTTAATTTTGGTGCCTATTATGATCAAACCTTAATGGCTTGGCATGAAAATTTTGAACAGCATTGGCCTTCTTTGAGCGCTCAGTATGACAAAAGTTTTTACCGCATGTGGCGTTATTATTTATTATCTTGCGCTGGGGGATTCCGCGCCCGTTCCATGCAATTATGGCAAATTGTTTTATCCAAGCATGGGGTACGTGGTGGTTATAAAGTGCCACTATTTGACGGAACTGTAACTTAA
- a CDS encoding protein kinase domain-containing protein has protein sequence MPSVKKHHGQLAQNEYVESETISLTTVSPTLQRRTSFSFLVDTPLSYNRPSSHALESKLLKRSSSAPPIESDDLDLPENQESTFLPPMFSSSSQYSPQDSSITMIRNTGEVKKFYLRSTLSPEEQIALHDAHPLVAKRILGPIMDTGMAQISLLGQGTFSSVSLATDEQGAFFAVRAILSKEELIQSMPNKSLPRGKVLFDTMTELEAHALLKTQNLHDSVLLTEDVAILKTLKGIQLYQFLPLADLGNGNSIINKMGFLNDTEKKQLFDYIAQQLLQALEKIHAQNIAINDIKPANILFTSAGLVFFSDLGAVSYLDAQHKLKNASPLKDQRYLAPYPPLAENTSDYEQLKKNQRADLWSLALTLLEFWDQSMVTVFIDRVLTRRYFEPAPWIISASTSVAGVGYYVEDPKIQPPITRTTISPMPSPSSPLAAKTPEELQDLYQEELETSLFTSASFATLPLSYQILFKAMLNLDPAPNNMTTTLASLRNEQDGVSINTPNILPSFAKFLTVPDDKFNVDLLKHIIQKIDELLSQLAGNTLVRSQIINNLTIHAPADFATFVLPLIQNLHFEATSPNQFFSLRPNPYEKPSSLKESFINIMEKLCKGELPHYMILNNLSALLYRDSPRNIAP, from the coding sequence ATGCCGAGTGTAAAAAAACATCATGGACAACTTGCTCAAAATGAGTATGTTGAGTCAGAGACCATCTCATTGACCACGGTCAGCCCCACTCTGCAGAGGCGAACCTCTTTTTCTTTCCTTGTGGACACACCTCTCTCGTATAATAGACCATCTTCCCATGCATTAGAGTCCAAATTATTAAAAAGGAGTTCGTCAGCCCCTCCAATAGAATCTGATGATTTAGACCTTCCCGAAAACCAAGAAAGCACCTTTTTACCACCAATGTTTTCTTCCTCCTCTCAATATTCTCCTCAGGATTCGTCGATTACAATGATTCGCAACACAGGGGAAGTAAAAAAATTTTATCTGCGCTCCACTCTATCTCCTGAAGAACAAATAGCGTTACACGATGCCCATCCTTTAGTAGCAAAAAGAATTTTAGGCCCGATTATGGATACGGGCATGGCCCAGATCTCCCTGCTAGGCCAAGGCACCTTTTCGTCTGTAAGTTTAGCCACAGATGAACAAGGAGCGTTTTTTGCTGTGCGCGCCATATTAAGTAAGGAAGAGCTAATCCAAAGCATGCCGAATAAATCATTGCCGCGAGGCAAAGTATTATTCGATACCATGACTGAATTAGAAGCTCATGCCTTATTAAAAACTCAAAATCTTCATGATTCGGTCCTCTTAACAGAAGATGTAGCCATACTCAAAACGCTTAAAGGAATTCAACTTTATCAATTTTTACCTCTTGCCGATTTAGGCAATGGCAACAGCATAATAAATAAAATGGGTTTTTTAAATGATACCGAGAAAAAGCAATTATTTGACTACATCGCCCAGCAATTGCTCCAGGCATTAGAAAAAATTCATGCGCAAAATATTGCAATTAATGACATAAAACCGGCTAACATTTTATTTACTAGCGCAGGATTGGTCTTTTTTTCAGATCTTGGCGCCGTAAGCTACTTAGATGCACAACATAAACTAAAAAATGCCTCCCCCCTAAAAGATCAGCGCTATTTAGCCCCCTACCCCCCGCTTGCAGAAAATACATCTGATTATGAGCAGTTAAAAAAAAATCAACGCGCTGACTTATGGTCTTTAGCGTTAACATTATTGGAATTCTGGGATCAGTCCATGGTTACCGTATTTATTGATCGCGTTTTAACTCGCCGTTATTTCGAGCCAGCTCCATGGATTATTTCTGCTTCGACCTCCGTTGCTGGCGTAGGTTATTATGTGGAAGATCCTAAAATACAGCCCCCTATAACAAGGACTACAATAAGCCCTATGCCCTCGCCCTCGAGTCCACTTGCAGCAAAAACACCAGAAGAACTGCAGGATCTCTATCAAGAGGAATTAGAAACAAGCCTTTTTACCTCCGCTTCATTTGCAACCCTGCCTTTGTCCTATCAAATATTATTTAAAGCCATGTTGAATTTAGACCCTGCCCCAAACAATATGACCACCACCTTAGCTTCACTACGTAATGAACAGGATGGTGTATCAATAAACACCCCCAATATTTTACCCTCATTTGCAAAATTCTTAACAGTTCCTGATGATAAATTTAACGTCGACTTGCTAAAACATATCATCCAAAAAATTGATGAATTATTAAGCCAGCTTGCAGGAAACACGTTGGTTAGGAGCCAAATCATCAATAATTTAACCATCCATGCTCCCGCTGATTTCGCAACATTTGTTTTGCCGTTAATACAAAATCTTCACTTTGAAGCAACGAGTCCCAATCAATTTTTTTCTCTGCGTCCTAATCCTTACGAAAAGCCAAGCTCCCTCAAAGAATCGTTTATCAATATTATGGAGAAATTATGTAAGGGAGAGCTACCTCATTATATGATACTCAATAATTTATCAGCTCTTTTGTATAGGGATAGTCCACGCAACATAGCCCCATAA